The Cronobacter sakazakii genome has a window encoding:
- the efeB gene encoding iron uptake transporter deferrochelatase/peroxidase subunit codes for MQEHDTHGVPQPARRRLLKGLGALTGALAVTGGCPVAHGAQVQSAPGTLPPDARQETQPFYGAHQAGVLTPQQASMMLVAFDVLAGNKADLERLFRLLTDRIAFLTAGGPAPQTPNPRLPPMDSGILGPVIAPDNLTITVSLGRSLFDDRYGLAPQMPKKLQKMERFPNDSLDAALCHGDLLLQICANTQDTVIHALRDIIKHTPDLLSVRWKREGFISDHAARSRGKETPVNLLGFKDGTANPDTRNTALMDSVVWVTPDQGEPAWAVGGSYQAVRIIQFHVEFWDRTPLKEQQTIFGRDKQTGAPLGMQHEHDVPDYSKDPDGNVIALDSHIRLANPRTPETQSSLMVRRGYSYSLGVTNSGQLDMGLLFVCYQHDLEKGFLTVQKRLNGEALEEYVKPIGGGYFFVLPGVADKSRFLADGLLKA; via the coding sequence ATGCAAGAACATGATACTCACGGCGTGCCGCAACCGGCGCGCCGCCGTCTGCTGAAAGGGCTGGGCGCGCTGACCGGCGCGCTCGCGGTCACCGGCGGTTGTCCGGTGGCGCATGGCGCGCAGGTACAGAGCGCGCCCGGCACGCTTCCCCCGGATGCGCGTCAGGAGACGCAGCCGTTTTACGGCGCGCATCAGGCAGGCGTGCTGACGCCGCAGCAGGCGTCGATGATGCTGGTGGCCTTCGATGTGCTGGCGGGAAACAAAGCCGATCTCGAACGGCTGTTCCGTTTGCTCACCGACCGCATCGCGTTTTTAACCGCGGGCGGCCCGGCGCCGCAGACGCCGAACCCGCGTCTGCCGCCGATGGATTCCGGTATTCTGGGGCCGGTGATTGCGCCGGATAACCTGACGATCACCGTATCGCTGGGGCGTTCTTTATTTGACGATCGCTACGGCCTTGCGCCGCAGATGCCGAAAAAGCTGCAAAAGATGGAGCGTTTCCCGAACGATTCACTGGACGCGGCGCTGTGTCACGGCGATCTGCTGCTGCAAATCTGCGCCAATACCCAGGATACGGTGATCCATGCGCTGCGCGATATTATTAAGCACACGCCGGATCTGCTGAGCGTGCGCTGGAAGCGTGAAGGGTTTATCTCAGATCACGCGGCGCGCAGCCGTGGCAAAGAGACGCCGGTGAATTTGCTTGGCTTTAAAGACGGCACCGCGAACCCCGATACGCGTAATACCGCGTTAATGGACAGCGTGGTGTGGGTAACGCCGGATCAGGGCGAGCCCGCGTGGGCGGTGGGCGGCAGCTATCAGGCCGTGCGCATTATTCAGTTCCACGTGGAGTTTTGGGACCGCACGCCGCTCAAAGAGCAGCAGACGATTTTCGGGCGCGACAAACAGACCGGCGCGCCACTTGGTATGCAGCATGAGCATGACGTGCCGGACTACAGTAAAGATCCTGACGGTAACGTGATTGCGCTCGACAGCCACATCCGGCTCGCGAACCCGCGCACACCCGAGACGCAGTCCAGCCTGATGGTGCGCCGCGGCTACAGCTATTCGCTCGGCGTGACCAATTCCGGCCAGCTCGACATGGGCCTGCTGTTTGTCTGCTACCAGCACGATCTCGAAAAGGGATTTTTAACGGTGCAAAAACGGCTTAACGGCGAGGCGCTGGAGGAGTATGTGAAGCCTATCGGCGGCGGCTATTTCTTTGTGCTGCCGGGGGTGGC
- the efeO gene encoding iron uptake system protein EfeO: MTNQLRRSALSVTLLALISSAFAARAADIPQVKVTVNDKQCEPMTLTVNAGKTQFIILNHSQKALEWEILKGVMVVEERENIAPGFSQKMTANLEPGEYDMTCGLLSNPKGKLIVKAAGGEKAAAKSELMSLEGAVTEYKTWVSAETAALVSGTKAFTDAVKAGDIAKAKSLYAPTRQHYERIEPIAELFSDLDGSIDAREDDYEQKAADPKFTGFHRLEKALFGDNSVKGMEQYADKLNSDVLELQKRISELAFPPGKVVGGAAGLIEEVAASKISGEEDRYSHTDLWDFQANIDGAQKIVNLLRPQLQKENAPLLAKVDANFKKVDAILAKYRTKDGFETYDKLTDADRNALKGPITSLAEDLSLLRGVLGLD, from the coding sequence ATGACGAATCAACTTCGCCGTAGCGCGCTTTCCGTGACGCTGCTGGCGCTTATCAGCTCCGCCTTTGCCGCCCGCGCGGCGGATATTCCGCAGGTGAAAGTCACCGTAAACGACAAACAGTGCGAGCCGATGACGCTCACGGTAAACGCCGGTAAAACCCAGTTCATCATCCTGAACCACAGCCAGAAGGCGCTGGAGTGGGAAATCCTTAAAGGCGTGATGGTCGTCGAAGAGCGCGAAAACATCGCGCCAGGCTTTAGCCAGAAGATGACCGCTAACCTGGAGCCGGGTGAATATGACATGACCTGCGGCCTGCTGAGCAACCCGAAAGGCAAGCTTATCGTCAAGGCCGCCGGTGGTGAAAAAGCGGCGGCGAAGAGCGAGCTGATGTCGCTGGAAGGCGCTGTGACCGAGTACAAAACCTGGGTGAGCGCCGAAACCGCCGCGCTGGTTTCCGGCACCAAAGCGTTTACCGACGCGGTAAAAGCAGGCGATATCGCCAAAGCGAAATCCCTCTACGCGCCCACTCGCCAGCACTATGAGCGTATCGAGCCTATCGCCGAGCTGTTCTCCGATCTCGACGGCAGCATCGACGCCCGCGAAGATGATTACGAGCAGAAAGCAGCCGACCCGAAATTTACCGGCTTCCACCGCCTGGAAAAAGCGCTGTTTGGCGATAACAGCGTCAAAGGCATGGAGCAGTATGCCGACAAGCTCAACAGCGACGTGCTGGAGCTGCAAAAACGCATCAGTGAACTCGCCTTCCCGCCGGGCAAAGTCGTGGGCGGCGCGGCAGGCCTTATCGAAGAAGTGGCGGCCAGCAAAATCAGCGGTGAAGAAGATCGCTACAGCCACACCGATCTGTGGGATTTCCAGGCCAATATCGATGGCGCGCAGAAAATTGTGAATCTGCTGCGTCCGCAACTGCAAAAAGAGAACGCGCCGCTGCTCGCGAAAGTGGACGCGAACTTCAAAAAAGTGGATGCGATCCTTGCGAAGTACCGCACTAAAGACGGTTTTGAGACCTACGACAAGCTGACCGACGCTGACCGCAACGCGCTGAAAGGGCCGATTACCTCGCTTGCTGAAGATCTCTCGTTACTGCGTGGCGTGCTCGGACTGGACTAA
- the efeU gene encoding iron uptake transporter permease EfeU produces MFVPFLIMLREGLEAALIVSLIASYLKRTQRGNWLGVMWAGVFLAAALCLGLGIFINETTGEFPQKEQELFEGLVATVAVVILTWMVFWMRKVSRNVKGELEQAVDRALKRPGGHGWALIMMVFFAVAREGLESVFFLLAAFGQDVGVWPPLGAMLGLATAVVLGFLLYWGGIRLNLGAFFRWSSLFILLVAAGLAAGAIRAFHEAGLWNHFQAVAFDFSNVLSTHSLTGTLLEGIFGYQEAPTVSEVAVWFIYLIPALAFYALPARAEARVSGNA; encoded by the coding sequence ATGTTTGTTCCTTTTCTGATTATGCTGCGTGAAGGCCTTGAAGCGGCGCTCATCGTCAGCCTTATTGCGAGCTATCTTAAACGCACGCAGCGCGGCAACTGGCTTGGCGTAATGTGGGCGGGCGTGTTTCTCGCCGCCGCCCTCTGCTTAGGCCTCGGTATTTTTATCAATGAAACTACCGGCGAGTTCCCGCAAAAAGAGCAGGAGCTGTTTGAAGGGCTTGTGGCGACGGTGGCCGTCGTGATCCTCACCTGGATGGTGTTCTGGATGCGTAAAGTCTCCCGCAACGTGAAAGGCGAGCTGGAACAGGCCGTGGATCGCGCGCTGAAACGCCCCGGCGGTCACGGCTGGGCGCTGATCATGATGGTGTTTTTTGCGGTCGCGCGCGAGGGTCTGGAATCGGTCTTCTTCCTGCTGGCGGCGTTTGGCCAGGATGTCGGCGTCTGGCCGCCGCTCGGCGCAATGCTTGGGCTTGCGACCGCCGTGGTGCTCGGTTTTCTGCTCTACTGGGGCGGCATTCGTCTTAATCTCGGCGCGTTTTTCCGCTGGAGCAGCCTCTTTATTCTGCTCGTCGCCGCCGGGCTCGCGGCGGGTGCCATTCGCGCGTTTCATGAAGCCGGACTGTGGAACCACTTCCAGGCCGTGGCGTTTGATTTCAGCAATGTGCTCTCCACGCATTCGCTCACCGGCACGCTGCTGGAAGGCATTTTCGGCTACCAGGAAGCGCCGACCGTCAGCGAAGTGGCGGTATGGTTTATCTATCTGATCCCGGCGCTGGCGTTTTATGCGCTGCCAGCGCGCGCCGAAGCGCGCGTCTCCGGGAACGCCTGA
- a CDS encoding NupC/NupG family nucleoside CNT transporter, whose product MTTILHFIFAVVAILLLAWLASFDRKKIRLRYILQLIVIEAALAWFFLHAQAGLLVIQSIAGAFSSLLHFAAQGTDFVFGGMSQKGLAFVFLGVLCPIVFISALIGILQHWRILPIFIRVIGTLLSKVNGMGKLESFNAVSSLILGQSENFIAYKGVLADLSSRRLFTMAATAMSTVSLSIVGAYMSMIEAKYVVAALVLNLFSTFIILSVINPTRPQDEPEVKLEKLHESQSFFEMLGEYILAGFKVAMIILAMLIGFIAIISAVNALFLTLFGQSFQQLLGYVFYPLAWLIGIPAQDALTAGGIMATKLVANEFVAMIELQKIAATLSPRGLGILSVFLVSFANFASIGIVAGAIKGLNEPQGNAVSRFGLRLVYGATLVSLLSAAFAGLVL is encoded by the coding sequence ATGACAACCATACTGCATTTTATTTTCGCCGTGGTGGCGATCCTCCTGCTCGCGTGGCTCGCAAGCTTTGACCGTAAAAAGATCCGCCTGCGTTATATTCTTCAGCTGATTGTGATTGAAGCGGCGCTCGCCTGGTTCTTCCTGCATGCACAGGCCGGGCTGCTGGTTATCCAGTCGATTGCCGGCGCGTTCTCCTCGCTGCTGCACTTCGCGGCCCAGGGCACCGATTTTGTCTTCGGCGGCATGAGCCAGAAAGGTCTCGCGTTTGTCTTTCTCGGCGTGCTCTGCCCTATCGTGTTTATCTCCGCGCTCATCGGCATTCTGCAACACTGGCGCATTCTGCCAATTTTTATCCGCGTCATCGGTACGCTGCTGTCGAAAGTTAACGGCATGGGTAAGCTGGAATCCTTTAACGCTGTCAGTTCACTGATCCTCGGCCAGTCGGAAAACTTTATCGCCTATAAAGGCGTGCTGGCGGATCTCTCCTCGCGTCGGCTGTTCACAATGGCGGCGACCGCCATGTCCACCGTTTCGCTCTCCATCGTTGGCGCGTATATGTCGATGATCGAGGCGAAATATGTGGTGGCGGCCCTGGTGCTTAACCTCTTCAGCACGTTCATCATTCTCTCGGTTATCAACCCGACGCGCCCGCAGGATGAGCCGGAAGTGAAGCTTGAAAAGCTGCATGAATCACAAAGCTTTTTCGAGATGCTCGGCGAGTACATTCTGGCGGGCTTTAAGGTGGCGATGATTATTCTCGCGATGCTGATTGGCTTTATCGCCATTATCAGCGCGGTGAATGCGCTGTTCCTGACGCTGTTCGGTCAGAGCTTCCAGCAACTGCTGGGCTACGTGTTTTACCCGCTCGCCTGGCTTATCGGGATTCCGGCGCAGGATGCCCTGACGGCGGGCGGCATTATGGCCACCAAGCTGGTCGCCAATGAGTTCGTGGCGATGATCGAGCTGCAAAAAATCGCCGCGACGCTCTCCCCGCGCGGTCTCGGTATTCTGTCGGTCTTCCTGGTGTCGTTTGCCAACTTCGCGTCCATCGGCATTGTGGCCGGGGCGATTAAGGGGCTGAACGAGCCGCAGGGCAACGCGGTGTCGCGCTTTGGCCTGCGTCTGGTCTATGGCGCGACGCTGGTGAGTTTACTCTCCGCGGCCTTCGCCGGGCTGGTGCTGTAA
- a CDS encoding DUF3574 domain-containing protein, with product MMAIHKIIVSLALAATLAGCAPHAPEQAPRCAAQNRMTQTTLYFGLNRPSGPAITADEWQRFVDNDVTPRFRDGLTVFDARGQWLGNDGKVAREPSKALMLIHANDSVSEKGIEALRGIYKSRFAQESVMRVDESVCVQF from the coding sequence ATGATGGCGATTCACAAGATTATTGTTTCACTCGCGCTGGCGGCGACGCTCGCCGGTTGCGCGCCGCACGCGCCAGAACAGGCGCCGCGCTGCGCGGCGCAAAACCGCATGACGCAAACCACGCTGTACTTTGGCCTCAACCGGCCCTCCGGCCCGGCAATTACCGCAGACGAGTGGCAGCGTTTTGTGGATAACGACGTCACGCCGCGCTTTCGCGACGGGCTGACGGTATTTGACGCGCGCGGGCAGTGGCTCGGTAACGATGGCAAGGTGGCGCGCGAGCCAAGCAAGGCGCTGATGCTGATTCACGCGAATGACAGCGTGAGCGAGAAGGGGATTGAAGCTCTGCGCGGAATTTACAAATCGCGCTTTGCGCAGGAGTCGGTCATGCGCGTCGATGAAAGCGTGTGCGTACAGTTCTGA
- the putP gene encoding sodium/proline symporter PutP, with translation MTTSTPMLVTFIIYILGMILIGFIAWRSTKNFDDYILGGRSLGSVVTALSAGASDMSGWLLMGLPGAVFLSGISESWIAIGLTLGAWINWKLVAGRLRVHTEHNNNALTLPDYFTGRFEDNSRLLRIISALVILLFFTIYCASGIVAGARLFESTFGMSYETALWAGAAATILYTFIGGFLAVSWTDTVQASLMIFALILTPVIVIFAVGGLDDSLAVIKQKSIENIDMLKGLNLVAIISLMGWGLGYFGQPHILARFMAADSHHTIVNARRISMTWMILCLAGAVAVGFFGIAYFNEHPDQAAAVNQNGERVFIELAQILFNPWIAGILLSAILAAVMSTLSCQLLVCSSAITEDLYKAFLRKGASQKELVWVGRMMVLVVALVAIALAANPENRVLGLVSYAWAGFGAAFGPVVLFSVMWSRMTRNGALAGMIIGAVTVIVWKQFAWFNLYEIIPGFIFASLGIVVVSLMGKAPSASMQARFEKADEEYHTPAPSKLRAS, from the coding sequence ATGACGACGAGTACACCGATGCTGGTGACTTTCATTATTTATATTTTGGGGATGATACTGATTGGGTTTATTGCGTGGCGCTCCACCAAAAACTTTGATGACTACATTCTCGGCGGGCGCAGTCTCGGGAGCGTGGTGACCGCGCTCTCTGCGGGCGCGTCGGATATGTCTGGCTGGCTGTTGATGGGCCTGCCGGGCGCGGTGTTTCTCTCCGGGATCTCCGAAAGCTGGATAGCCATCGGCCTGACGCTGGGTGCCTGGATCAACTGGAAGCTGGTGGCAGGGCGCCTGCGTGTTCACACCGAGCACAACAATAACGCCCTGACGTTACCGGATTATTTCACCGGCCGTTTTGAAGATAACAGCCGTCTGCTGCGGATTATCTCGGCGCTGGTGATTTTGCTGTTCTTCACCATTTACTGCGCTTCAGGCATCGTGGCGGGCGCGCGCCTGTTCGAAAGCACCTTCGGCATGAGCTATGAAACCGCGCTCTGGGCGGGTGCCGCGGCGACGATTCTTTACACCTTTATCGGCGGGTTCCTGGCGGTGAGCTGGACCGATACCGTGCAGGCGAGCCTGATGATTTTTGCGTTGATCCTGACGCCGGTGATTGTGATTTTCGCGGTCGGCGGGCTGGACGATTCGCTGGCCGTTATTAAGCAGAAGAGCATCGAAAATATCGACATGCTCAAGGGCCTGAATCTGGTGGCGATTATCTCGCTGATGGGCTGGGGACTGGGCTATTTCGGCCAGCCGCACATTCTGGCGCGCTTTATGGCGGCGGATTCTCACCACACCATCGTCAACGCGCGTCGTATCTCGATGACCTGGATGATCCTGTGCCTCGCGGGCGCAGTGGCCGTTGGTTTCTTCGGCATCGCCTACTTTAACGAGCATCCTGACCAAGCGGCCGCGGTGAACCAGAACGGCGAGCGCGTGTTTATTGAACTGGCACAGATCCTCTTTAACCCGTGGATTGCCGGTATCCTGCTGTCGGCAATTCTGGCGGCGGTGATGTCAACGCTGAGCTGCCAGCTGCTGGTCTGCTCCAGCGCCATTACCGAAGACCTCTACAAAGCGTTTCTGCGTAAAGGCGCGAGCCAGAAAGAGCTGGTGTGGGTCGGGCGTATGATGGTGCTGGTGGTGGCGCTGGTCGCCATTGCGCTGGCCGCGAACCCGGAAAACCGCGTGCTGGGCCTGGTGAGCTACGCGTGGGCGGGCTTTGGCGCGGCCTTCGGCCCGGTGGTGTTGTTCTCGGTGATGTGGTCGCGCATGACGCGCAACGGTGCGCTGGCGGGCATGATCATCGGCGCGGTGACGGTTATCGTCTGGAAACAGTTCGCGTGGTTTAACCTTTACGAAATCATTCCGGGCTTTATCTTTGCAAGCCTCGGTATCGTGGTGGTGAGCCTGATGGGCAAAGCGCCGTCGGCCTCCATGCAGGCGCGCTTTGAAAAAGCGGACGAGGAGTATCACACGCCTGCGCCGTCTAAGCTTCGCGCCAGCTAA
- the putA gene encoding trifunctional transcriptional regulator/proline dehydrogenase/L-glutamate gamma-semialdehyde dehydrogenase has product MGTTTMGVKLDDATRERIKSAATKIDRTPHWLIKQAIFNYLEQLENSDGLPELPALLAGAANESDEVPAPVEETHQPFLEFAEQIQPQSVSRAAITAAWRRAETDAVPMLLEQARLPQPVAEKTHQLAWSLAEKLRNQKTASGRAGMVQSLLQEFSLSSQEGVALMCLAEALLRIPDKATRDALIRDKISNGNWQSHIGRSPSLFVNAATWGLLFTGRLVSTHNEASLSRSLNRIIGKSGEPLIRKGVDMAMRLMGEQFVTGETIAEALANARKLEEKGFRYSYDMLGEAALTAADAQAYMVSYQQAIHAIGKASNGRGIYEGPGISIKLSALHPRYSRAQYDRVMEELYPRLKSLTLLARQYDIGINIDAEEADRLEISLDLLEKLCFEPELAGWNGIGFVIQAYQKRCPFVIDYLIDLATRSRRRLMIRLVKGAYWDSEIKRAQMEGLEGYPVYTRKVYTDISYLACAKKLLAVPNLIYPQFATHNAHTLAAIYNLAGQNYYPGQYEFQCLHGMGEPLYEQVVGKISDGKLNRPCRIYAPVGTHETLLAYLVRRLLENGANTSFVNRIADNTLSLDDLVADPVSAVEQLAAQEGRVGLPHPKIPLPQDLYGEGRVNSAGLDLANEHRLASLSSSLLNSALQKWRALPMLEKTVDDGELAPVINPAEPRDIVGYAREATEAEVAQALESAVNNAPIWFATPPQERAAILERAAVLMEDQTQTLIGILVREAGKTFANAIAEVREAVDFLRYYAGQVRDDFDNETHRPLGPVVCISPWNFPLAIFTGQVAAALAAGNSVLAKPAEQTPLIAAQGIQILLEAGVPQGVVQLLPGRGETVGAQLTGDPRVRGVMFTGSTEVATLLQRNIADRLDPQGRPTPLIAETGGLNAMIVDSSALTEQVVVDVVASAFDSAGQRCSALRVLCLQEEIADHTLTMLKGAMAECRMGNPGRLTTDIGPVIDADAKAGIERHIQAMRAKGRKVFQAARDNSLDAREWQTGTFVMPTLIELESFDEMKKEVFGPVLHVVRYNRNNLAGLIEQINKAGYGLTLGVHTRIDETIAQVTGSAHVGNLYVNRNMVGAVVGVQPFGGEGLSGTGPKAGGPLYLYRLLASRPDAAVQTTLERHDARYAQDAQVKALITRPHQALTEWAAGRPELKALCEHYLALSQSGVQRTLPGPTGERNTYTLLPRERVLCLADNEQDLLVQLAAATSAGSRVLWVDEPLQRTLAKQLPAAVNAIIDFAKPDVLFSQFFDAVIYHGDSDQLRALCEKVAARDGAIVSVQGFARGETNLLLERLWLERSLSVNTAAAGGNASLMTIG; this is encoded by the coding sequence ATGGGCACCACCACGATGGGGGTCAAGCTGGACGACGCCACCCGCGAGCGCATTAAATCCGCCGCGACGAAAATCGACCGCACGCCGCACTGGCTGATTAAACAGGCCATCTTTAATTATCTGGAACAGCTGGAGAACAGCGACGGCCTGCCGGAGCTGCCTGCGCTGCTGGCGGGCGCGGCGAACGAAAGCGATGAAGTACCAGCGCCAGTGGAAGAAACTCACCAGCCGTTCCTTGAATTCGCCGAGCAGATCCAGCCGCAGTCCGTCAGCCGTGCGGCCATCACTGCCGCCTGGCGTCGTGCGGAAACCGACGCGGTGCCGATGCTGCTGGAGCAGGCCCGTCTGCCGCAGCCGGTCGCCGAGAAAACCCACCAGCTTGCCTGGAGCCTCGCCGAGAAGCTGCGCAACCAGAAAACCGCCTCCGGCCGCGCCGGTATGGTGCAGAGCCTGTTACAGGAGTTTTCGCTCTCCTCGCAGGAAGGCGTGGCGCTGATGTGCCTTGCCGAAGCGCTGCTGCGTATCCCGGATAAAGCCACGCGTGATGCGTTGATCCGCGACAAAATCAGCAACGGCAACTGGCAGTCGCACATTGGCCGCAGCCCGTCGCTGTTTGTCAACGCCGCCACCTGGGGCCTGCTGTTTACGGGCCGTCTGGTCTCGACGCACAACGAAGCCAGCCTGTCGCGCTCGCTCAACCGCATTATTGGCAAGAGCGGCGAGCCCCTTATCCGTAAAGGCGTGGACATGGCGATGCGTCTGATGGGCGAACAATTCGTGACCGGCGAAACCATCGCCGAGGCGCTGGCCAACGCGCGCAAGCTTGAAGAGAAAGGCTTTCGTTACTCCTACGATATGCTGGGCGAAGCGGCGCTCACCGCCGCCGACGCGCAGGCTTACATGGTCTCCTACCAGCAGGCTATTCACGCCATCGGCAAAGCCTCCAACGGGCGCGGCATTTATGAAGGGCCGGGCATTTCAATTAAGCTCTCCGCCCTGCACCCGCGCTACAGCCGCGCGCAGTACGACCGCGTGATGGAAGAGCTCTACCCGCGCCTGAAATCCCTGACGCTGCTGGCGCGCCAGTATGACATCGGCATTAATATCGACGCCGAAGAGGCCGACCGCCTGGAAATCTCCCTCGATCTGCTGGAAAAACTCTGCTTTGAGCCGGAGCTGGCGGGCTGGAACGGCATCGGGTTTGTGATTCAGGCGTACCAGAAGCGCTGCCCGTTCGTTATCGATTATCTGATCGATCTCGCCACCCGCAGCCGTCGTCGTCTGATGATCCGTCTGGTGAAAGGCGCTTACTGGGACAGCGAAATCAAGCGCGCCCAGATGGAAGGCCTTGAGGGCTACCCGGTTTACACCCGCAAGGTTTACACCGACATCTCCTACCTCGCCTGCGCGAAGAAACTGCTGGCGGTGCCGAACCTTATCTACCCGCAGTTCGCCACACACAACGCCCATACGCTGGCGGCCATCTACAATCTGGCGGGCCAGAACTACTACCCCGGCCAGTATGAATTCCAGTGCCTGCACGGCATGGGCGAGCCGCTCTATGAGCAGGTGGTTGGTAAAATCAGCGACGGCAAACTGAACCGTCCGTGCCGTATTTACGCGCCGGTCGGCACCCATGAGACGCTGCTGGCCTATCTGGTGCGTCGCCTGCTTGAAAACGGTGCCAACACCTCGTTTGTGAACCGCATCGCCGATAACACGCTGTCGCTGGACGATCTGGTGGCCGACCCGGTCAGCGCAGTCGAACAGCTGGCGGCGCAGGAAGGCCGCGTCGGTCTGCCGCACCCGAAAATCCCGTTACCGCAGGATCTCTACGGCGAAGGGCGCGTTAACTCCGCCGGGCTTGATCTGGCGAACGAACACCGCCTGGCGTCGCTCTCCTCGTCGCTGCTGAACAGCGCGCTGCAAAAATGGCGCGCGCTGCCGATGCTGGAAAAAACTGTGGACGACGGCGAGCTGGCACCGGTGATTAACCCCGCCGAGCCGCGCGATATCGTCGGTTACGCCCGTGAAGCCACCGAAGCGGAAGTGGCGCAGGCGCTGGAAAGCGCGGTGAACAACGCGCCTATCTGGTTCGCCACGCCGCCGCAGGAGCGCGCCGCCATTCTTGAGCGCGCCGCCGTGCTGATGGAAGACCAGACCCAGACGCTGATTGGCATTCTGGTGCGCGAAGCGGGTAAAACCTTCGCTAACGCCATCGCCGAAGTGCGCGAGGCGGTCGACTTCCTGCGCTATTACGCAGGCCAGGTGCGTGATGATTTCGATAACGAAACCCATCGCCCGCTCGGCCCGGTCGTCTGTATCAGCCCGTGGAACTTCCCGCTGGCTATCTTTACCGGCCAGGTGGCCGCCGCGCTTGCCGCAGGCAACAGCGTGCTGGCGAAACCGGCGGAGCAGACGCCGCTTATCGCCGCTCAGGGCATTCAGATCCTGCTGGAAGCAGGCGTGCCGCAGGGCGTGGTACAGCTGCTGCCAGGGCGTGGCGAAACTGTCGGCGCGCAGCTTACGGGCGATCCGCGCGTGCGTGGTGTGATGTTCACCGGTTCAACGGAAGTGGCGACGCTGTTGCAGCGCAACATCGCCGACCGTCTCGATCCGCAGGGCCGTCCGACGCCGCTTATCGCGGAAACCGGCGGGCTGAACGCCATGATTGTCGACTCCTCCGCGCTCACGGAACAGGTGGTCGTGGATGTCGTGGCCTCAGCTTTCGACAGCGCCGGCCAGCGCTGCTCCGCGCTGCGCGTGCTCTGCCTCCAGGAAGAGATTGCCGATCACACCCTGACCATGCTGAAAGGCGCGATGGCCGAATGCCGGATGGGCAACCCTGGCCGCCTGACGACCGACATCGGACCGGTTATCGACGCCGACGCCAAAGCCGGTATCGAGCGCCATATTCAGGCGATGCGCGCCAAAGGCCGCAAAGTCTTCCAGGCCGCGCGCGACAACAGCCTTGATGCGCGTGAATGGCAGACTGGCACGTTTGTCATGCCGACGCTTATCGAGCTGGAAAGCTTTGATGAGATGAAAAAAGAGGTCTTCGGCCCGGTGCTGCACGTGGTGCGCTACAACCGCAACAACCTGGCGGGACTGATCGAGCAGATCAACAAAGCGGGCTACGGCCTGACGCTCGGCGTACACACGCGTATCGATGAAACCATCGCGCAGGTGACCGGCAGCGCGCACGTCGGCAACCTGTATGTGAACCGCAATATGGTCGGCGCCGTAGTCGGCGTGCAGCCGTTCGGCGGCGAAGGGCTGTCCGGCACCGGGCCGAAAGCGGGCGGGCCGCTCTATCTCTACCGCCTGCTGGCGAGCCGTCCGGACGCGGCGGTGCAGACGACGCTTGAGCGTCACGACGCCCGCTACGCCCAGGATGCACAGGTTAAAGCACTGATTACGCGCCCGCACCAGGCGCTGACCGAATGGGCCGCAGGCCGTCCGGAGCTTAAAGCGTTATGCGAGCACTACCTCGCGCTGTCGCAAAGCGGCGTACAGCGCACCCTGCCAGGCCCGACCGGCGAGCGCAACACCTATACCCTGCTGCCGCGCGAGCGCGTGCTGTGCCTTGCGGATAACGAGCAGGACCTGCTGGTGCAGCTCGCCGCCGCCACCAGCGCGGGCAGCCGCGTACTGTGGGTTGACGAGCCGCTGCAACGCACCCTGGCCAAACAGCTTCCGGCCGCCGTGAACGCGATTATCGACTTCGCCAAACCGGATGTGCTGTTTAGCCAGTTCTTCGACGCGGTGATTTACCACGGCGATTCCGATCAGCTGCGCGCGCTGTGCGAGAAAGTGGCCGCACGCGACGGCGCGATTGTTTCGGTACAGGGCTTCGCACGCGGGGAAACCAACCTGCTGCTGGAGCGCCTGTGGCTTGAGCGTTCGCTTAGCGTCAACACCGCCGCCGCAGGCGGCAACGCCAGCCTGATGACCATCGGCTGA